Proteins from one Halovivax limisalsi genomic window:
- a CDS encoding YcaO-like family protein, translated as MSRIDRIPADLRPFLGSRTGLVRSLHPLQPTRGGFQAVKTDATLASYDRLSDRDGSVELGICGKGRTVADSLRSCLGEAVERYCLLFEPTDRLQVATHRELRAGSTRVVPFECADLFTDEQLDRHESLGPIGPEEAMAWCRARNLLTGADVLAPAQLLCYTVPSRYPSPYIATTNGTAGGPSRTTALLGGLYEYIERDAVMRTWYRQQPPPQLSVDGDQVLDGDVSNRIESSPLEIRFFAPSSPLSIPVVCCAVVDRRDRVPKFVIGGGAARTYRAALVDALSEAIQCRPYARHLAREFDGEAAALADRPIDNLSENVLRYALPDHFDDLGFLFDGPTVEPDTTEASEEPAAELRWVLERCRAREVTPIAIDLTTPDVRRAGAHVVSVYIPELIPLSLPSLPHANHPRVRDGDVTTKPHPYP; from the coding sequence ATGAGCCGAATCGATCGTATCCCGGCCGATCTCCGTCCGTTCCTGGGCAGCCGGACGGGTCTCGTCCGGTCCCTTCACCCGCTGCAGCCCACCAGGGGCGGCTTCCAGGCGGTCAAGACGGACGCCACCCTCGCGTCGTACGACCGGTTGAGCGACCGTGACGGATCGGTCGAACTGGGTATCTGCGGGAAGGGTCGAACGGTAGCGGACAGTCTTCGAAGCTGTCTCGGCGAGGCCGTCGAACGATACTGCCTCCTCTTCGAACCGACCGACCGGCTACAGGTCGCGACCCACCGGGAGCTGCGAGCGGGTTCGACCCGGGTCGTCCCGTTCGAGTGCGCCGACCTCTTCACCGACGAGCAACTCGATCGCCACGAGTCGCTCGGTCCGATCGGGCCCGAGGAGGCGATGGCGTGGTGTCGGGCGAGGAATCTCCTGACCGGTGCGGACGTCCTCGCACCGGCGCAATTGCTCTGTTACACCGTGCCATCTCGCTATCCCTCGCCTTACATCGCCACGACGAACGGAACCGCGGGCGGACCGTCCCGGACGACCGCCCTGCTCGGTGGCCTGTACGAGTACATCGAACGCGACGCGGTCATGCGAACCTGGTATCGACAGCAGCCGCCGCCGCAGCTGTCCGTCGACGGCGACCAGGTACTCGACGGCGACGTGTCCAACCGGATCGAGTCGTCGCCGCTCGAGATTCGTTTCTTCGCACCGTCGAGTCCGCTGTCGATTCCCGTCGTCTGCTGTGCCGTCGTCGACCGGCGCGACCGCGTCCCGAAGTTCGTCATCGGTGGCGGCGCCGCGAGGACGTATCGGGCCGCACTGGTAGACGCGCTGTCCGAAGCCATCCAGTGTCGACCGTACGCTCGCCACCTGGCTCGCGAGTTCGACGGCGAGGCCGCGGCGCTCGCGGATCGTCCCATCGACAATCTCTCGGAGAACGTCCTACGGTACGCGTTGCCCGACCACTTCGACGATCTCGGCTTCCTGTTCGACGGACCGACGGTCGAGCCGGACACCACCGAAGCGTCCGAGGAGCCGGCCGCGGAACTTCGGTGGGTGCTGGAGCGCTGCCGGGCCCGCGAGGTAACGCCGATCGCGATCGACCTGACGACGCCCGACGTCCGCCGCGCCGGTGCGCACGTCGTCTCCGTCTACATTCCCGAACTGATTCCGCTCTCGTTGCCCTCGCTCCCCCACGCGAACCATCCGCGCGTCCGCGACGGGGACGTGACGACGAAGCCGCACCCGTACCCATGA
- a CDS encoding SagB/ThcOx family dehydrogenase, giving the protein MDVHSAARSLSAKRVAPTSRPLEDVPYIDQFRSGEPGPAGDVAELFHENTKYTDELERKLTASSARLSADEFRWLQSQINPTYRHGPLRSLPDPADSLDRSLSRALRERASHRAFADAPLRAETLSTLLAHACGTSRTEKLAFDGLEDVRQRFRTYPSGGALYPVEVYLAIRNCADVDPGVYHYDHREHGLRLLDPAGESFDRTLSKTVMSPKSVVDVTEAGAMIVLTGAFWRSKAKYGPRGYRFVLQESGHVAQNLQLVGTALGLGSVPLGSFHDRRLNELLGLDGVTEAALYSLVFGPRTDGERDA; this is encoded by the coding sequence ATGGACGTTCATTCGGCCGCGAGGTCGCTGTCGGCAAAGCGCGTCGCCCCGACGAGTCGTCCGCTCGAGGACGTACCATACATCGATCAGTTCCGATCCGGCGAGCCCGGGCCGGCGGGCGACGTCGCCGAGCTGTTTCACGAGAACACGAAGTACACCGACGAACTCGAGCGCAAGCTCACGGCGTCCAGTGCGCGCCTGAGCGCCGACGAATTCCGGTGGCTGCAGTCACAGATCAATCCGACGTATCGCCACGGGCCACTCCGTTCGCTCCCGGACCCGGCCGACTCCCTCGATCGATCGCTGTCTCGAGCCTTGCGCGAGCGAGCGAGTCACCGGGCGTTCGCCGACGCGCCGCTGCGGGCCGAAACGCTCTCGACGCTTCTCGCCCACGCGTGCGGAACGTCGCGCACGGAGAAGCTCGCGTTCGACGGGCTGGAGGACGTCCGACAGCGGTTTCGAACCTATCCGTCTGGCGGCGCACTCTACCCGGTGGAGGTCTACCTCGCCATCCGAAACTGCGCGGACGTCGACCCCGGCGTGTACCACTACGATCACCGCGAGCACGGCCTCCGCCTGCTCGACCCGGCCGGGGAATCGTTCGATCGAACCCTCTCGAAGACGGTGATGTCGCCGAAGTCGGTGGTCGACGTCACCGAAGCGGGGGCGATGATCGTCCTGACGGGCGCATTCTGGCGATCGAAAGCCAAGTACGGACCCCGAGGATACCGGTTCGTCCTCCAGGAGTCCGGTCACGTCGCCCAGAATCTCCAGCTGGTCGGAACCGCACTCGGTCTCGGCTCCGTCCCGCTCGGGAGTTTCCACGATCGGCGCCTCAACGAACTGCTTGGCCTCGACGGCGTGACGGAGGCGGCGCTCTACAGTCTGGTCTTCGGGCCCCGCACGGACGGTGAGCGAGATGCCTGA
- a CDS encoding TOMM precursor leader peptide-binding protein: MPEAPDSEGPDRDCPERPLLNPTVTPLCRDGRTLHLVANPMNGPSYTLRDEDDERVLAKLPVLLDGTRRVENIARELEYDDVDALRSAIEALYDRNLVLDGASVERPSVVGYAALKPTMLEERARDGIEATVLVIGPERPGAYVLNDLRDYGVSNVRASGAAANALDRDDGLAPATDPLADEVERAGFVVALERLPGDARLREVNEFAVEAETPLLVATIDRTAGTVGPTIVPNQTACYDCYRTRLRANASDPDRFDAYLSGGADPETGPLEAFERIIASYATLACLNYLLSGAGLTVGSQLTFDFFEWSIESNDVLKLPRCPCCSRVELGHQRFVELEDVWEPEQ; the protein is encoded by the coding sequence ATGCCTGAGGCGCCGGATTCCGAGGGGCCGGATCGCGACTGTCCGGAACGACCGCTTTTGAACCCGACGGTGACGCCGCTGTGCCGGGACGGACGAACCCTCCATCTGGTCGCGAATCCGATGAACGGTCCGTCGTACACGCTACGCGACGAGGACGACGAGCGGGTGCTGGCGAAACTTCCGGTGCTGCTCGACGGCACGAGGCGCGTCGAGAACATCGCTCGCGAGCTCGAGTACGACGACGTGGATGCACTCAGGTCCGCGATCGAGGCGTTATACGACCGGAATCTCGTGCTCGACGGGGCGTCGGTCGAGCGTCCGTCGGTCGTCGGCTACGCTGCGCTGAAACCGACGATGCTCGAAGAACGTGCGCGCGACGGTATCGAGGCGACGGTCCTGGTCATCGGCCCCGAACGGCCGGGTGCGTACGTGCTGAACGATCTTCGAGACTACGGCGTGTCGAACGTGCGCGCCTCGGGGGCGGCGGCGAACGCGCTGGACCGCGATGACGGTCTCGCTCCCGCGACCGACCCGCTGGCAGACGAAGTCGAGCGAGCGGGGTTCGTCGTGGCGCTGGAACGGCTGCCCGGCGACGCTCGGTTGCGGGAGGTAAACGAGTTCGCGGTCGAGGCGGAGACGCCCCTGCTGGTCGCGACGATCGACCGGACCGCGGGCACGGTTGGGCCGACGATCGTTCCGAACCAGACGGCCTGTTACGATTGCTATCGAACGCGCCTCCGCGCGAACGCGAGCGATCCGGATCGCTTCGACGCGTACCTGTCCGGCGGCGCCGACCCCGAGACCGGGCCGCTCGAAGCGTTCGAGCGTATCATCGCGAGCTACGCGACGCTCGCGTGTCTCAATTACCTCCTGTCGGGGGCCGGGCTGACGGTCGGCAGTCAACTCACGTTCGACTTCTTCGAGTGGTCGATCGAGTCCAACGACGTGTTGAAGCTCCCGCGCTGTCCGTGTTGCAGCCGGGTGGAACTGGGCCACCAGCGCTTCGTCGAACTCGAGGACGTCTGGGAACCGGAACAATGA